In the genome of Lathyrus oleraceus cultivar Zhongwan6 chromosome 4, CAAS_Psat_ZW6_1.0, whole genome shotgun sequence, the window aacttcttctttaatcttaTTATCTACACATAAATTAATTGATAGAGTCTACAAACGAAAACCAGTTTaatcatatttttatttttagtctCAAAACCAATACATAACTCTATGCAAACCATGGTTAACTCCATAGGAACTTTATCTATCACCTAATCTTCGCTATGGTTAAGCCATAAAAATAAAAAGACTTGTGATTTTCTTTGGCATCTTTCTGCTAGAGATTTTCTAAGGTGTTAAACACTAAAAAACCAACATCTTTTATTTCTGCTAAGTGGTCTAGATTGAAGAAGACAAATATTACCATGGGAACAAACAGAGAAGAGCCGGGACGATTCGAGGTAAACAAATCAATATTATTCAGTTCATGTTTGTTCTTGCTTGTTAGTTCTATTTCAATTTTCAACTGCAAAAAGTTGAATAATTCTAAATTATATGTTAGACAATATATCAGGAAATGGTAGAAGATGAAGTTAAGGCCACTCATAAGCTTCCTGCTGGACCTATGCACAAATTGATAGCAGAGAATACCAAGTCAAACAGTTTGGTCATGAAGGTAATTTCTAAACTCTAGTTTGGCAAAATCATTGCAGCGTGATTTTGTTGAGACTCCAATGCGTACGGTGATTCTGTCAAACTCACTGTCAATTCAAATATGCATAGTTTCATTTTGAAACTAACAAAAGACTTATAATTGTATTTGAGCAGAAACCAAACTTGGTGATTCCTGCTCATATCATAGCGGAAGCGATATCAACAATCCGCGACATCGACCTAAGATGGTCAGGTCCAATCACGCAGAAAGAAATGGAATATGTGGAGCAATATGTCTTAGCAAAGTATCCAGAATATGCAAATCTCATTGAAGGAGATGGAAGTGGAATAGACATGTCAAGTTTCATCATCAATGAGGAGCCTTCGGAATTACCAATGTCAGATGCTCTAAGAAAATCACCAAGATCGCCTTCTTTCGGAAGCAACCTACCTGAAATGGATAGAACACAGCTGGAACCATCAAGACTACTTGATGTTATCAATAAAAAATCCTCCTTTCCTGGAAGTTTCATCTCGATCCCGGAAATTCAAGCTCAAAACAAGGTTTTGAAGCATTGCGGCTTACCAGACGACGAATACTTGGTTCTTTTTACTCCGAGTTACAAAGATGCTATGATGTTGGTCGGAGAAAGTTACCCTTTTGTTAAGGGAAACTACTACATGACTATTCTTGGTGAAGAACAAGAGGATTATATAAAAGAATTTGCTTCTTTTAAAGAGTCTAGGGCTCTGATAGCACCAAAGACATGGCTTGATTTGAGGATTAGAGGGTCTCAGTTAAGTCAAAATTTTAGGAGGAAATGTAAGATTAGTCCAAAAGGGCTATTTGCTTATGTAGCAGATGTGAATGGAACAATGCATTGGGTTTCTGAGGCTCATAGGAACTATTGGCATGTTTTGCTTGATGCATCTGAAATGGTTGTGGGAAAAGATAGGTTACATGTTGGACTTCATAGGCCTGATTTCTTAGTATGTTCTCTTGATAACACAAACTCCAATCCTTCAAAAATCACTTGTCTTTTGGTTAGAAAGAAAAGTTTTGACACATCCAATACTTCATCTTAGGCTCAATGTTGAATGAGGATAGTACTTGTTTCAGATTGTTGGACAATATTTGAACTACATAGTAATTGGTGATGTTCCTTGTGTAATTTGTTGTAGATTGAATAAAATGTTTTTGACAAAAATATATAGAGAAAAAACATTAATTATTGGCTTGGATTCATATATTGCTGATCATTTGGTTGGTTTTTTATGTAGTTATTGATATTATGATTTTTATTTGCTTTTTTGTGGCCAAACCAATTCTCCATAACAATTCATCTATTTTAAGTTAGTACCTATTGAATAGTAACTTGATTTTATTATCATTAAGAAAAATTATT includes:
- the LOC127074072 gene encoding uncharacterized protein LOC127074072 isoform X2 produces the protein MMSEFEDVKLVVAESLSNWSRLKKTNITMGTNREEPGRFEEMVEDEVKATHKLPAGPMHKLIAENTKSNSLVMKKPNLVIPAHIIAEAISTIRDIDLRWSGPITQKEMEYVEQYVLAKYPEYANLIEGDGSGIDMSSFIINEEPSELPMSDALRKSPRSPSFGSNLPEMDRTQLEPSRLLDVINKKSSFPGSFISIPEIQAQNKVLKHCGLPDDEYLVLFTPSYKDAMMLVGESYPFVKGNYYMTILGEEQEDYIKEFASFKESRALIAPKTWLDLRIRGSQLSQNFRRKCKISPKGLFAYVADVNGTMHWVSEAHRNYWHVLLDASEMVVGKDRLHVGLHRPDFLVCSLDNTNSNPSKITCLLVRKKSFDTSNTSS
- the LOC127074072 gene encoding uncharacterized protein LOC127074072 isoform X1, producing the protein MMSEFEDVKLVVAESLSNWSRLKKTNITMGTNREEPGRFETIYQEMVEDEVKATHKLPAGPMHKLIAENTKSNSLVMKKPNLVIPAHIIAEAISTIRDIDLRWSGPITQKEMEYVEQYVLAKYPEYANLIEGDGSGIDMSSFIINEEPSELPMSDALRKSPRSPSFGSNLPEMDRTQLEPSRLLDVINKKSSFPGSFISIPEIQAQNKVLKHCGLPDDEYLVLFTPSYKDAMMLVGESYPFVKGNYYMTILGEEQEDYIKEFASFKESRALIAPKTWLDLRIRGSQLSQNFRRKCKISPKGLFAYVADVNGTMHWVSEAHRNYWHVLLDASEMVVGKDRLHVGLHRPDFLVCSLDNTNSNPSKITCLLVRKKSFDTSNTSS
- the LOC127074072 gene encoding uncharacterized protein LOC127074072 isoform X3; translation: MGTNREEPGRFETIYQEMVEDEVKATHKLPAGPMHKLIAENTKSNSLVMKKPNLVIPAHIIAEAISTIRDIDLRWSGPITQKEMEYVEQYVLAKYPEYANLIEGDGSGIDMSSFIINEEPSELPMSDALRKSPRSPSFGSNLPEMDRTQLEPSRLLDVINKKSSFPGSFISIPEIQAQNKVLKHCGLPDDEYLVLFTPSYKDAMMLVGESYPFVKGNYYMTILGEEQEDYIKEFASFKESRALIAPKTWLDLRIRGSQLSQNFRRKCKISPKGLFAYVADVNGTMHWVSEAHRNYWHVLLDASEMVVGKDRLHVGLHRPDFLVCSLDNTNSNPSKITCLLVRKKSFDTSNTSS